One genomic region from Terriglobia bacterium encodes:
- a CDS encoding transporter, producing MARNIVKALGLTTVLLACLTSASQDLAPRAYLITPVGSNALTLNAAFYNGELLFNSVVPITDATARISVQTLTYYRSLSFFGRSANITATVPYGLGTFEGNVMEEKTSAYRSGMLDSVYRFSVNLKGGPAMSLEQFRSWQQKFIIGASVRVVAPTGQYDSTKLINCGSNRWAFKPELGVSKRRGHWILDAYTGVWFYTTNPKFFSENAYFSGTRSQSQKPILSFEGHFSYDVKPRLWVSLDGNYWHGGRTSVNGVENPDTLQSNSRIGATASIPLSRHQSVKVSYNYGAHIRFGGNYHNVSVAWQYSWIGRVLPSF from the coding sequence GTGGCCCGGAACATCGTAAAAGCGCTCGGCCTCACGACTGTTCTTTTAGCCTGCTTGACCTCTGCATCCCAGGACCTGGCACCCCGGGCATACCTCATCACTCCCGTCGGTTCTAATGCCTTGACATTGAACGCAGCATTCTACAACGGCGAGCTGTTGTTCAACAGTGTCGTGCCGATAACGGATGCAACCGCCAGGATCAGTGTCCAAACCCTCACCTACTATCGTTCGCTGAGCTTCTTCGGGCGCTCGGCGAATATCACCGCTACTGTGCCATATGGCCTCGGTACGTTCGAAGGCAATGTCATGGAGGAAAAAACCAGTGCCTACCGGTCTGGCATGCTGGATAGCGTTTACCGCTTCTCCGTAAACCTGAAGGGTGGACCGGCAATGTCGCTGGAGCAATTTCGCTCTTGGCAACAAAAGTTCATTATCGGAGCGAGCGTGAGAGTGGTCGCTCCGACGGGCCAGTATGACTCTACGAAGTTGATCAACTGCGGCTCCAACCGTTGGGCGTTCAAACCTGAGCTTGGCGTTTCCAAGCGGAGAGGGCACTGGATCCTGGACGCATACACCGGCGTGTGGTTCTACACTACAAACCCAAAGTTCTTTTCAGAGAACGCATATTTCAGCGGAACGAGGTCGCAATCGCAAAAGCCAATTTTGTCGTTCGAAGGACATTTCAGCTATGACGTGAAGCCCAGGCTCTGGGTCTCGTTGGACGGCAATTACTGGCACGGTGGTCGCACAAGTGTGAACGGTGTCGAGAATCCAGATACCTTACAATCCAATTCCAGAATCGGCGCGACCGCTTCCATTCCGCTTTCACGGCACCAATCAGTCAAAGTCAGTTATAACTATGGCGCGCATATCAGATTTGGCGGGAACTATCACAACGTATCTGTAGCCTGGCAATATTCCTGGATTGGCCGAGTTCTCCCCTCCTTTTAG
- a CDS encoding class D sortase — protein MTVKVVSILERIFLSLGLILMGFAIVAMVQSALLSRAAIAKFDRATEAKNKASFEELGRIDFSLWEPQRVKAYLSTLSVPIDTPLAVLRVPRLAIEVPVLQGTDEFSLNRGVGWVAGTARPGSTGNSGIAGHRDGFFRALKDIRIGDTVEIAAVTATNRYRVDEIEIVPPSDTAVLRPRPKSSVTLITCYPFYFVGNAPLRFVVHASLADESEHVKGSPNSHNKNY, from the coding sequence ATGACTGTGAAAGTGGTTTCAATTCTCGAACGCATTTTCCTGAGTTTAGGCCTGATCCTCATGGGCTTTGCAATCGTGGCGATGGTGCAGAGTGCGCTCTTGTCTAGAGCTGCGATCGCGAAGTTCGACCGAGCGACGGAAGCCAAGAATAAAGCGTCTTTCGAAGAACTTGGCAGGATTGACTTTAGTCTGTGGGAACCGCAGAGGGTCAAGGCTTACTTGAGCACCCTCTCAGTCCCAATCGACACGCCTTTGGCAGTGCTCAGGGTACCGCGATTGGCGATTGAGGTTCCGGTCTTGCAGGGAACAGACGAATTCTCATTGAACCGTGGTGTCGGGTGGGTCGCCGGTACGGCCCGTCCGGGTAGCACAGGAAATTCAGGCATCGCGGGGCACCGGGATGGTTTTTTCCGGGCCTTAAAGGACATAAGGATTGGGGATACGGTTGAGATTGCCGCGGTTACAGCGACCAACCGCTATAGGGTGGACGAGATTGAAATCGTTCCTCCAAGCGACACAGCGGTACTGAGGCCTCGACCCAAGAGTTCCGTCACTTTAATTACGTGTTACCCGTTCTACTTCGTAGGTAACGCACCGCTTAGGTTCGTCGTGCACGCTTCGCTGGCTGACGAAAGCGAGCATGTCAAAGGAAGCCCGAATTCGCATAACAAGAACTACTAA